One Saccharomyces mikatae IFO 1815 strain IFO1815 genome assembly, chromosome: 16 genomic region harbors:
- the DIG1 gene encoding Dig1p (similar to Saccharomyces cerevisiae DIG2 (YDR480W) and DIG1 (YPL049C); ancestral locus Anc_8.499), with translation MAVSERLRTTAEDKSMAKAIQDPVRDSGMGTRSASGSSTNNNNKSWPDVSTAGEEPDLEQVPEENDSTDRNGDWDNCEAGAAKKRKAQPLKNPKKSLKRGKVPAPLNLSESNMNTHTGNSKDDNPALSNLAPLSTVTNQSVKSAPAQVTQHSKFQPRVQYLGKASSRQSIQVNNTSNSYGKVSMPSAGVMTALNPYMPMNRYIMSPYYNPYGIPPPHMLNKPIMTPYGSYPYPMGPRTSIPFAMQGGNTRPYEENEYAGSGYRNKRMNDSSDSPLSGTASSGKTRRSEEGSRNSSAGSSANASPMQQRPDLCAADVVPTEEYHFERDVVLSANPKARSASTSTSTSTSRDRGSWQDAETNEDDEEGTDLAIEDGAVPTPTFTTFQRTSQQQQSPSLLHGEIRLSSHIFAFEFPLSSGNVDKKMFMSICNKVWNESKDLAKKSSSHHRTGK, from the coding sequence ATGGCTGTGTCAGAGCGTTTGAGAACAACAGCCGAAGATAAATCTATGGCAAAAGCAATTCAAGATCCAGTTAGGGATTCCGGAATGGGTACAAGGAGTGCCAGTGGCAGCAGCactaacaacaataataagaGTTGGCCAGACGTAAGTACTGCTGGCGAGGAACCAGATTTAGAGCAGGTcccagaagaaaatgattcCACTGATAGGAATGGAGATTGGGATAATTGTGAGGCGGGTGCTgcgaagaagaggaaagcgcagccattgaaaaatccGAAGAAATCCTTGAAAAGAGGTAAGGTTCCGGCGCCATTGAATCTTTCGGAAAGTAACATGAACACACATACTGGTAATTCTAAAGATGACAACCCTGCCTTGTCAAACCTTGCACCTTTATCTACAGTTACTAACCAGAGCGTGAAAAGCGCGCCCGCGCAAGTTACACAGCATTCAAAGTTCCAGCCTCGTGTTCAATACTTGGGAAAGGCCAGTTCTAGACAATCTATACAGGTCAATAATACTAGCAACAGTTACGGAAAGGTGTCGATGCCCTCAGCGGGTGTTATGACTGCGTTGAATCCGTACATGCCCATGAACCGCTACATAATGTCACCGTACTACAATCCGTACGGTATTCCTCCACCTCACATGCTGAACAAGCCCATAATGACGCCCTACGGCTCATATCCATATCCAATGGGCCCGCGAACCTCTATCCCTTTTGCCATGCAAGGCGGCAATACTAGACCCTATGAAGAGAACGAATACGCTGGCAGTGGCTACAGAAACAAGAGAATGAACGATTCTTCCGATTCGCCCTTGAGTGGTACCGCTTCCAGTGGAAAAACCAGAAGATCCGAGGAGGGCTCGAGAAATTCTAGTGCAGGTTCAAGTGCGAATGCCAGCCCCATGCAACAGCGCCCAGACTTGTGTGCAGCCGATGTAGTTCCCACGGAGGAGTACCACTTTGAACGGGATGTTGTACTCTCTGCCAACCCCAAAGCAAGAAGCGCAAGCacaagcacaagcacaagcacaAGCAGAGACAGAGGTTCGTGGCAGGACGCAGAAactaatgaagatgatgaggagGGTACGGACCTAGCCATCGAGGATGGAGCTGTCCCAACACCTACTTTTACTACGTTCCAGCGGACTTcgcagcagcagcagtcGCCTAGTCTTCTTCATGGCGAAATCCGGCTCTCATCCCATATCTTCGCTTTTGAGTTTCCCCTGAGCTCTGGCAACGTCGACAAGAAAATGTTTATGAGCATATGCAACAAGGTATGGAATGAATCAAAGGACCTGGCCAAAAAGTCATCATCACATCATAGAACGGGCAAGTAA
- the CAM1 gene encoding translation elongation factor EF1B gamma (similar to Saccharomyces cerevisiae CAM1 (YPL048W); ancestral locus Anc_8.498), giving the protein MSQGTLYANFRIRTWVPRGLVETLKLDIKVVTPDSAAEEFARDFPLKKVPAFVGPKGYKLTEAMAINYYLVKLSQDEKIKAQLLGASDDLNAQAQIIRWQSLANNDLCIQIANTIAPLKGDVPYNKKNFDAAMGNVSKIVDIFDGRLKNYTYLVTESISLADLVAASIFTRYFENLFGSEWRAQHPAIVRWFNTVRASPFLKDEYKDFKFTDKPLAPPQKKKEKKASTAIATPPKKKEEAKPATTETETSSKKPKHPLELLGKSTFVLDDWKRKYSNEDTRPVALPWFWEHYNPEEYSLWKVTYKYNDELTLTFMSNNLVGGFFNRLSASTKYMFGCLVVYGENNNNGIVGAVMVRGQDYVPAFDVAPDWESYDYVKLDPTNEDEKEFINNMWAWDKPVSVNGEQKEIVDGKVLK; this is encoded by the coding sequence ATGTCACAGGGTACTTTATATGCTAATTTTAGAATCAGAACTTGGGTCCCAAGAGGGCTTGTCGAAACTTTGAAGCTGGACATCAAGGTTGTTACGCCTGACAGCGCCGCTGAAGAGTTCGCAAGGGACTTCCCATTGAAGAAGGTTCCTGCATTCGTAGGACCAAAGGGCTATAAGTTGACAGAGGCTATGGCCATTAACTACTATTTGGTAAAGCTTTCACAAGATGAAAAGATAAAGGCTCAATTGTTGGGTGCTAGCGATGACTTAAATGCTCAAGCGCAGATCATCAGATGGCAATCGTTGGCCAACAATGACTTGTGTATCCAGATTGCCAACACTATTGCACCCTTGAAGGGGGATGTTCCTTACAATAAGAAGAACTTCGACGCAGCCATGGGCAATGTTAGCAAGATCGTTGACATCTTCGACGGTAGATTGAAAAACTACACTTATTTGGTGACGGAAAGCATCTCCTTGGCCGACTTAGTCGCCGCCTCCATCTTCACCAGATACTTCGAAAACCTATTCGGTTCTGAATGGAGAGCTCAACATCCGGCCATCGTGAGATGGTTCAACACCGTCAGAGCTTCTCCCTTCTTGAAGGACGAATACAAGGATTTCAAGTTCACTGACAAGCCATTGGCGCCTccccaaaagaaaaaggaaaagaaggcaTCAACTGCCATCGCTACGCctccaaagaagaaggaggaAGCCAAGCCGGCCACTACGGAGACCGAGACTTCTTCCAAGAAGCCAAAACATCCATTGGAGTTATTGGGCAAGTCGACCTTCGTACTAGATGACTGGAAGAGAAAGTACTCTAATGAAGACACTAGGCCAGTTGCCTTGCCTTGGTTTTGGGAGCACTACAACCCAGAAGAGTACTCTCTATGGAAGGTTACTTATAAGTACAACGATGAATTGACCTTGACATTCATGTCTAATAACTTGGTTGGTGGGTTTTTCAACAGACTATCTGCTTCCACCAAATACATGTTCGGTTGTCTAGTTGTCTACGGTGAGAATAACAACAACGGTATTGTTGGCGCAGTTATGGTTAGAGGCCAAGACTACGTTCCAGCTTTCGATGTTGCACCAGACTGGGAATCTTACGACTATGTTAAGTTGGATCCAACTAACGAGGACGAAAAGgaatttatcaacaatatgTGGGCTTGGGATAAGCCAGTTTCAGTCAATGGCGAACAAAAGGAAATCGTTGACGGTAAGGTCTTGAAATAA
- the SGF11 gene encoding SAGA histone acetyltransferase complex subunit SGF11 (similar to Saccharomyces cerevisiae SGF11 (YPL047W); ancestral locus Anc_8.496), with product MTEETITIDSISNGILNNLLTTLIQDIVARETTQQQLLKTRYPDLRSYYYDPNGSLDINGLQKQQESSQYIHCENCGRDVSANRLAAHLQRCLSRASRR from the coding sequence ATGACCGAAGAAACTATTACCATAGACTCTATTTCTAATGGAATACTGAATAACCTGTTAACTACCCTGATTCAGGACATAGTGGCTCGGGAAACCACTCAACAACAGTTGCTGAAGACAAGATATCCGGATCTTCGCAGCTACTATTACGATCCGAACGGTTCTCTCGATATTAATGGACTGCAGAAGCAACAAGAGTCGTCTCAGTATATTCACTGTGAAAATTGTGGCCGAGACGTATCGGCAAATAGGCTAGCAGCTCATCTACAGAGATGTTTGAGTAGAGCCTCTAGGCGTTAA
- the ELC1 gene encoding elongin C (similar to Saccharomyces cerevisiae ELC1 (YPL046C); ancestral locus Anc_8.494): MSQDPITLVSKDDKEYEISRSAAMVSPTLKAMIEGSFRESKGRIELKQFDSHILKKVVEYLNYNFQYSSINEDDDDIPEFEIPTDMSLELLLAADYLNI; the protein is encoded by the coding sequence ATGTCTCAAGATCCAATCACACTAGTGTCAAAGgatgataaagaatatgaaatatCACGATCTGCTGCTATGGTTTCACCAACGTTAAAGGCTATGATTGAAGGGTCATTTAGGGAAAGCAAAGGCCGGATAGAATTAAAACAGTTTGATTCTCATATTCTAAAAAAGGTCGTGGAATACTTAAATTACAATTTCCAATACAGCAGCATTAACGAGGACGATGATGACATTCCAGAGTTTGAAATACCAACTGATATGTCGTTAGAGCTGCTACTTGCAGCAGACTATTTGAATATATAG
- the VPS16 gene encoding tethering complex subunit VPS16 (similar to Saccharomyces cerevisiae VPS16 (YPL045W); ancestral locus Anc_8.493), translating into MKNPSFDWERLKDVFYRNRTIGELKWPAQYEDFRCALSLTVIAVEIQDFIQIYNYFGQLLGKINLRKIHEDVVKFEFNKDEKLILVTKNSIKIVNNISPLTIETVTLEESIIDTIWDYHNGIMLLNKSRDIYKLNENKWELLYENKDRKYNLLTKNHWSCNNDIIILLDVDHVYEVSTLNGTLLKLIADSSWHKVTISSRGFICLYNMKYNKLQIFKDPARILMEHDLDSTPDDICWCGNDTVACSFEDEIKLYGPDGLYVTFWYPFTVANLRAEIDGLKVITTEKIYFLSRVQPQTSSIFRIGSTEPGAMLVDSFSLLEDHAPKAIEILKNFVLEKGVLDCIVAAIDEFEPKLQKMLLNAASFGKASLQYKSFDANIFVDACNTIKLLNCFRSFGLFLTAEQHKSITLKGVIDRLLMYHKYYECVQICRLANKRSLLGYVFTEWAKDKIKENPDMEDDELLEKIKSRLNDIGVMDTIQMVTIAKIAYFEGRFQLSRSLALLEKNEEAKIEQLLDLDDNSLALKECIKLQNPSLTVSLLIALSKKLTNSQLTKLLTIDMFNDPLYLYYMRMDKAYLYDFYRQTDRFIDLAHVLLQQGKEKQSLHSFLPQIKDLYSKIQNSEMVSNSIEQLQRQEKLWIYQESLGKRFGITFTNMTLDQTLSKLIETGQDKQVKEIVKKFKVNEKKLYHLKCRTLVEAKKFDQLLQFSQSKKSPIGYMPFYTYLKSRGHIKEAAPYVSMISGLSYQKKKKLYMDCKSFRDAIQLAGKEKDIPGLKEIYNNIPSNEPELKAFANETMSRI; encoded by the coding sequence ATGAAGAATCCTAGTTTTGATTGGGAAAGACTGAAAGATGTATTTTATAGGAATAGAACCATTGGCGAGTTAAAATGGCCAGCCCAATATGAGGATTTCAGATGTGCCTTGTCGTTAACCGTCATTGCTGTAGAAATTCAAGACTTTATACAGATATACAACTACTTTGGGCAGTTGCTAGGTAAGATTAATTTACGAAAAATACATGAAGACGTGGTaaaatttgaattcaaTAAAGACGAGAAGCTGATACTGGTTACGAAGAACTCCATAAAAATtgtaaataatatatcGCCACTAACGATAGAAACGGTGACATTGGAAGAATCAATCATTGACACTATTTGGGATTACCATAATGGAATCATGTTGCTTAATAAATCTCGTGATATATACAAgttaaatgaaaataaatggGAACTTCTTTATGAGAACAAAGATAGGAAATACAATCTGTTGACAAAGAACCACTGGAGTTGCAATAATGACATTATAATCCTGCTGGATGTTGACCACGTATATGAAGTGAGCACTTTAAATGGAACACTATTGAAGTTAATTGCAGATTCATCATGGCACAAAGTAACGATTTCATCTAGAGGGTTTATTTGTCTTTATAACATGAAGTATAATAAATTACAAATCTTCAAAGACCCAGCAAGAATACTAATGGAACACGACCTCGATTCTACACCAGATGATATATGTTGGTGTGGCAATGATACTGTTGCTTGTTCTTTcgaagatgaaattaagTTATATGGGCCGGATGGCCTCTATGTAACATTTTGGTATCCCTTTACTGTAGCTAATCTACGGGCAGAAATTGATGGTCTGAAGGTTATTACTACGGAGAAGATTTACTTTTTATCAAGAGTACAACCTCAAACTTCTAGCATCTTTAGAATCGGCTCAACTGAGCCAGGAGCCATGCTAGTTGACTCGTTTAGTTTGCTAGAGGACCACGCGCCTAAGGCAATtgaaatattgaagaacttCGTCTTGGAGAAGGGTGTGTTGGACTGTATTGTTGCCGCAATAGACGAATTTGAACCCAAACTACAGAAAATGTTATTGAATGCAGCATCGTTTGGGAAAGCTTCTTTGCAGTATAAATCCTTTGACGCAAATATATTTGTAGATGCCTGTAATACTATAAAATTATTAAACTGCTTCAGAAGTTTTGGTCTTTTTTTGACTGCGGAGCAGCACAAGAGTATCACTTTGAAGGGTGTAATTGATAGGTTGCTGATGTATCACAAGTATTATGAATGCGTACAGATATGCAGATTGGCTAATAAAAGGTCTCTTTTAGGATACGTATTTACTGAGTGGGCAAAAgacaaaattaaagaaaatccTGATATGGAAGATGATGAGTTgttagaaaaaataaaatccaGACTAAATGATATAGGGGTAATGGATACAATACAGATGGTAACTATTGCGAAAATTGCATATTTCGAAGGAAGGTTCCAACTATCCCGTAGTCTAGCTTTATTAGAGAAGAACGAAGAAGCTAAAATCGAACAGCTGCTTGACCTTGATGATAATAGTCTGGCACTAAAAGAATGTATTAAACTACAAAATCCTAGTTTAACGGTTTCTTTATTGATTGCGCTCTCGAAGAAGTTAACAAACTCCCAGCTAACAAAGCTTTTAACTATCGATATGTTCAACGACCCCTTGTATCTCTATTATATGAGGATGGATAAAGCTTATTTATACGATTTCTACCGCCAAACAGACCGATTTATTGACCTGGCTCACGTATTATTGCAgcaaggaaaagaaaaacaatcATTACACAGCTTTTTACCACAGATCAAAGATCTTTATAGCAAAATCCAGAATAGTGAAATGGTCAGTAACTCTATAGAACAGCTTCaaagacaagaaaaattatggATATACCAGGAATCATTAGGGAAAAGATTTGGTATCACGTTCACTAACATGACTCTGGATCAAACGCTTTCAAAATTAATCGAAACAGGTCAAGACAAACAGGTGAAGGAAATAgttaaaaaattcaaagtgaatgaaaaaaagttgtaTCACCTAAAATGTAGAACTTTAGTTGAGGCCAAGAAATTTGACCAACTATTGCAGTTTTCTCAGTCAAAGAAATCACCAATTGGCTATATGCCATTTTATacatatttgaaaagcaGAGGGCACATAAAAGAAGCTGCTCCCTATGTTAGTATGATATCCGGTCTTTCTtaccagaaaaaaaagaagcttTACATGGACTGTAAGAGCTTTCGCGATGCAATTCAACTAGCGGGAAAGGAGAAAGATATTCCAGGTCTGAAGGAAATATACAATAATATACCTTCTAACGAGCCAGAGTTAAAAGCGTTTGCAAACGAAACAATGAGCAGGATATAG
- the NOP4 gene encoding mRNA-binding ribosome biosynthesis protein NOP4 (similar to Saccharomyces cerevisiae NOP4 (YPL043W); ancestral locus Anc_8.491), giving the protein MEKTIENIESSKSNVSKQNDNGLDMKTLFVRSIPQDVTDEQLADFFSNFAPIKHAVVVKDTNKRSRGFGFVSFAVEDDTKEALAKARKTKFNGHTLRVDVAKRRDRTSKSPEGAEKSTPESFEKISGQKNENDNDADDEDSLLKGKPKLIIRNMPWSCRDPTKLKKIFTRYGTVVEATIPRKRDGKLCGFAFVTMKKISNCRIALENTKDLKIDGRKVAVDFAVQKNRWEDYKKAQPEINEKSNNGSENEEEEEEEEEKEEEEEEDEDNRVDEEFDDDSKTEKPTRKVQNKKEDFSVFVRNVPYDATEESLAAHFSKFGSVKYALPVIDKSTGLAKGTAFVAFKDQYTYNECIKNAPAAGSTSLLIGDDVMPEYVYEGRVLSITPTLVREDAGRMAEKNAAKRKQALGKAPDEKDRRNLYLLNEGRVVEGSKMADLLTNTDMEIREKSYKLRVEQLKKNPSLHLSMTRLAIRNLPRAMNDKALKALARKAVVQFATEVKNKERHPLSKEEIIRSTKEKYKFMSPDEIETQKKKDKKSGIVKQAKVIMEVKGSTAGRSRGYGFVEFRDHKNALMGLRWLNCHAVTSDEILEGLNDDEKKQEDNDLGKGRRLCVEFAIENSNVVKRRREQLKQARTKRTRPDNEDGDDVRESGNKKPKKEEEVIPAISDDKKMGDDVKRIIGFKRKRKHGKK; this is encoded by the coding sequence atggaaaaaacaaTTGAGAATATTGAATCATCGAAGAGTAATGTCTCAAAACAAAATGACAACGGCTTAGATATGAAGACTTTATTTGTTAGGTCTATTCCTCAAGATGTTACGGATGAGCAGCTAGCcgatttcttttccaacttTGCTCCAATTAAGCATGCGGTTGTTGTTAAAGACACTAACAAAAGATCTAGAGGTTTCGGGTTTGTTAGTTTTGCTGTAGAAGATGACACAAAAGAAGCATTAGCTAAGGCCAGAAAGACTAAATTCAATGGACATACCTTAAGAGTAGACGttgcaaaaagaagagatcGTACCAGTAAGTCACCAGAAGGGGCTGAAAAAAGCACACCAGAATCATTTGAGAAAATATCAGGTCagaagaatgaaaatgacaacgatgctgatgatgaagactCCCTACTAAAAGGTAAACCAAAATTGATTATCAGAAACATGCCATGGAGCTGTCGTGACCCAACTAAACTAAAAAAGATATTCACTAGATACGGCACTGTTGTGGAGGCAACTATCCCAAGAAAGCGGGATGGTAAATTGTGTGGATTTGCTTTCGTCACcatgaagaaaatcagCAATTGTAGAATTGCCTTGGAGAACACCAAAGATTTAAAAATTGATGGTAGAAAAGTGGCAGTTGATTTTGCTgttcaaaagaacagaTGGGAGGATTACAAAAAAGCTCAACCGGAAATCAACGAAAAGAGCAATAATGGatctgaaaatgaagaagaagaggaagaagaggaagaaaaggaagaagaagaagaagaagatgaagataacAGAGTAGACGAGGAGTTCGATGATGATTCTAAAACTGAAAAACCAACACGGAAGgtacaaaacaaaaaggaAGATTTTTCCGTTTTTGTTCGTAATGTCCCTTATGATGCTACCGAAGAATCTTTGGCTGCACACTTCAGTAAATTTGGTAGCGTAAAGTACGCATTACCTGTTATCGACAAGTCTACGGGATTGGCTAAAGGTACTGCCTTTGTAGCTTTCAAAGACCAATATACCTATAATGAGTGTATCAAGAATGCACCTGCTGCTGGGTCTACTTCTTTGTTGATAGGCGATGATGTCATGCCTGAGTACGTATATGAGGGTCGTGTTCTCTCCATTACTCCAACGCTTGTAAGAGAGGATGCCGGTAGAATGGCGGAAAAGAACGCAGCTAAAAGAAAGCAAGCCCTCGGTAAAGCCCCAGACGAGAAAGACAGGCGTAATTTATATTTATTGAATGAAGGTAGAGTTGTTGAAGGTTCAAAGATGGCAGATTTATTAACTAATACTGACATGGAGATCAGAGAAAAATCTTACAAATTAAGAGTGGAAcaactaaaaaagaatccGTCTCTACATTTATCGATGACTAGACTGGCCATTAGAAATCTTCCTAGAGCAATGAATGATAAAGCTTTGAAGGCATTGGCACGTAAAGCTGTCGTCCAATTTGCTACGGAAGTAAAGAACAAGGAAAGACATCCATTGAGTAAGGAGGAAATTATCAGATCCactaaagaaaagtataaaTTTATGAGCCCAGATGAGATtgaaactcaaaaaaagaaagacaaaaaaagcGGTATTGTAAAACAAGCCAAGGTTATTATGGAAGTTAAAGGATCGACAGCAGGGAGAAGTAGAGGGTATGGTTTTGTAGAATTTAGGGATCACAAAAACGCTTTAATGGGGTTGAGGTGGTTGAATTGTCATGCCGTCACCTCTGATGAAATTTTAGAGGGCctaaatgatgatgaaaagaaacaagagGATAACGACCTAGGTAAAGGGAGACGTTTATGTGTCGAATTTGCAATCGAAAACTCTAATGTCGTAAAGAGAAGAAGGGAACAATTGAAACAGGCAAGAaccaaaagaacaagacCAGATAACGAAGATGGCGATGACGTTCGTGAATCCGGAAACAAGAAGccaaagaaggaagaagaggtaATTCCAGCCATCTCCGacgataaaaaaatgggcGATGATGTTAAGAGAATAATTGGGTTCAAACGTAAGAGAAAACATggcaaaaaataa